A part of Toxotes jaculatrix isolate fToxJac2 chromosome 24, fToxJac2.pri, whole genome shotgun sequence genomic DNA contains:
- the sh3yl1 gene encoding SH3 domain-containing YSC84-like protein 1 isoform X1 yields the protein MSNPIPSNLKSEAKKAAKILRDFTEISNRNGPDKLIPPHVIAKAEGLAIISVIKAGFMITARGGSGIVIARLADRRWSAPSAIGIAGLGGGFEIGVEVSDLVIILNQRRAIEAFTKGGNLTLGGNVTVAVGPMGRNVEADVALRSTAAVFTYCRSRGLFAGISLEGSYLIERKDTNRKFYSQDIRASAILNGDVEPPSECYDLYHILDAYAEAYTTDWTSKHMRSKSSVPPSRPPAPPQQRPPAGYKPPAADTGARSGTGSKNALYPSISVYKSESSGQFSSGNSQSYGGGPSVGGASGQMVVTATHPFTGQQPGDLSFVPGDRITVITKTESQYDWWEGQLDDGRVGIFPANFVTY from the exons a tgagtAACCCCATCCCCTCCAACCTGAAGTCAGAGGCCAAGAAAGCCGCCAAGATCCTGAGAGACTTCACCGAAATCTCCAACAGGAACGGGCCCGACAAACTCATCCCCC cTCATGTGATAGCGAAGGCGGAGGGTCTGGCCATCATCTCCGTCATCAAGGCCGGCTTCATGATCACAGCCAGAGGAGGCAGCGGCATTGTCATCGCCAGACTGGCCGACAGAC gctggTCCGCGCCCTCTGCCATCGGCATCGCTGGTCTGGGAGGAGGCTTTGAGATCGGGGTGGAG GTGTCAGATCTGGTGATCATCCTGAACCAGCGAAGGGCCATTGAGGCTTTCACGAAGGGTGGGAATCTGACGCTGGGCGGGAACGTCACCGTCGCCGTGGGACCTATGGGCAG GAATGTGGAAGCAGACGTGGCTCTGCGCAGCACTGCAGCGGTTTTCACCTACTGCAGGTCCAGAGGTTTGTTTGCAGGTATTTCACTGGAGGGATCCTACCTGATCGAACGCAAAGACACCAACCGCAA GTTTTACTCGCAGGACATCCGTGCATCAGCCATTTTAAACGGCGATGTGGAGCCACCATCGGAGTGCTACGACCTTTACCACATCCTGGATGCCTACGCTGAGGCCTACACCACTGACTGGACCAGCAAGCACATGCGTTCAAAG TCGTCTGTCCCTCCGTCCAGACCTCCAGCTCCGCCTCAGCAGAGACCGCCAGCCGGTTACAAGCCACCAGCAGCCGACACCG gtgcaCGATCAGGTACAGGAAGTAAAAACGCCCTCTACCCAAGCATCTCCGTCTATAAATCTGAATCCTCAG gtCAGTTTTCCTCTGGAAACTCTCAGAGCTACG gtGGGGGACCATCAGTGGGCGGGGCCAGCGGACAGATGGTTGTCACGGCGACCCACCCATTCACAGGGCAGCAGCCTGGCGACCTGAGCTTTGTTCCCGGTGACCGCATCACTGTCATCACCAAGACCGAGTCCCAGTACGACTGGTGGGAGGGACAACTAGATGACGGGCGAGTCGGGATCTTCCCCGCCAACTTTGTCACGTACTGA
- the sh3yl1 gene encoding SH3 domain-containing YSC84-like protein 1 isoform X2 — MSNPIPSNLKSEAKKAAKILRDFTEISNRNGPDKLIPPHVIAKAEGLAIISVIKAGFMITARGGSGIVIARLADRRWSAPSAIGIAGLGGGFEIGVEVSDLVIILNQRRAIEAFTKGGNLTLGGNVTVAVGPMGRNVEADVALRSTAAVFTYCRSRGLFAGISLEGSYLIERKDTNRKFYSQDIRASAILNGDVEPPSECYDLYHILDAYAEAYTTDWTSKHMRSKSSVPPSRPPAPPQQRPPAGYKPPAADTGARSGTGSKNALYPSISVYKSESSGGGPSVGGASGQMVVTATHPFTGQQPGDLSFVPGDRITVITKTESQYDWWEGQLDDGRVGIFPANFVTY, encoded by the exons a tgagtAACCCCATCCCCTCCAACCTGAAGTCAGAGGCCAAGAAAGCCGCCAAGATCCTGAGAGACTTCACCGAAATCTCCAACAGGAACGGGCCCGACAAACTCATCCCCC cTCATGTGATAGCGAAGGCGGAGGGTCTGGCCATCATCTCCGTCATCAAGGCCGGCTTCATGATCACAGCCAGAGGAGGCAGCGGCATTGTCATCGCCAGACTGGCCGACAGAC gctggTCCGCGCCCTCTGCCATCGGCATCGCTGGTCTGGGAGGAGGCTTTGAGATCGGGGTGGAG GTGTCAGATCTGGTGATCATCCTGAACCAGCGAAGGGCCATTGAGGCTTTCACGAAGGGTGGGAATCTGACGCTGGGCGGGAACGTCACCGTCGCCGTGGGACCTATGGGCAG GAATGTGGAAGCAGACGTGGCTCTGCGCAGCACTGCAGCGGTTTTCACCTACTGCAGGTCCAGAGGTTTGTTTGCAGGTATTTCACTGGAGGGATCCTACCTGATCGAACGCAAAGACACCAACCGCAA GTTTTACTCGCAGGACATCCGTGCATCAGCCATTTTAAACGGCGATGTGGAGCCACCATCGGAGTGCTACGACCTTTACCACATCCTGGATGCCTACGCTGAGGCCTACACCACTGACTGGACCAGCAAGCACATGCGTTCAAAG TCGTCTGTCCCTCCGTCCAGACCTCCAGCTCCGCCTCAGCAGAGACCGCCAGCCGGTTACAAGCCACCAGCAGCCGACACCG gtgcaCGATCAGGTACAGGAAGTAAAAACGCCCTCTACCCAAGCATCTCCGTCTATAAATCTGAATCCTCAG gtGGGGGACCATCAGTGGGCGGGGCCAGCGGACAGATGGTTGTCACGGCGACCCACCCATTCACAGGGCAGCAGCCTGGCGACCTGAGCTTTGTTCCCGGTGACCGCATCACTGTCATCACCAAGACCGAGTCCCAGTACGACTGGTGGGAGGGACAACTAGATGACGGGCGAGTCGGGATCTTCCCCGCCAACTTTGTCACGTACTGA
- the alkal2b gene encoding ALK and LTK ligand 2, producing MLVPRLPVLSALLLLLLATGRCTAAAFLRGSGARADGRLDSRSMLELVGRHPRTRTEAAGLSGHGVKTPERVSRSHHGLEGHPRDPRHKDKFIKHLTGPLYFNPKCRKHFNRLYHNTRDCTVPAYYKRCARLLTQLANSPRCTER from the exons ATGCTGGTCCCGCGGCTCCCGGTCCTGTCCgcgctcctcctcctgctgctggccACGGGACGCTGCACCGCGGCGGCTTTCCTCAGAGGCTCCGGCGCCCGGGCGGACGGGCGCCTGGACAGCCGCAGCATGCTGGAGCTGGTCGGGCGGCACCCGAGGACGAGGACGGAGGCGGCGGGACTCAGCGGGCACGGTGTTAAAACCCCGGAGAGAGTGAGCAGGTCCCACCACGGACTCG AGGGCCATCCCAGAGATCCACGACACAAGGATAAGTTCATCAAACACCTGACAG GTCCTCTTTACTTCAACCCAAAgtgcagaaaacatttcaacagaCTGTACCACAACACCAGGGACTGCACCGTACCTGCCT ATTATAAAAGATGTGCCCGTCTGCTGACTCAACTGGCCAACAGCCCTCGCTGTACAGAGAGATAA